The DNA sequence TAAATAACCTGCACCTCGAGGACTCAATTTAAAATCCAGTATGGCAACATCGGGATCACTCCATACTAAATCTGCCATAATCCCATCGTGAGGGATTTCTCTAAATCTATCCACCGCTCGTATTTGATCCAATTGTTGACAACTTGGAGACAACCCACCATGACATGCAAATATCTTGCCATCTATAGTGGCCCCCAATGGcaaataatcaaacaaatcaGTAATAAACGTCCATACATCAGCTGACCcttgatatttatttaacACTTCTGTATAAAATCCATAATTAGTAGTAATTGTTCTTGATTCATGATTACCTCGTATCAAAAACACTCGTTCTGGATATCTCAATTTTAACACTAATAATAGCGATATAGTTTCCACTGAATAATAACCACGATCAACGTAATCAcccaaaaataaataattagtTTGAGGTGGAGACCCaccaatttgaaatatttctaATAAATCGTGATATTGTCCATGAATATCACCAACTACCGATATTGGGGATTGTAGAGATATTATATTGGGAACTTGTAACAATTGGGTTTTCAATGTATGACATAACTGTTGAATAGTTTCTGGAGGAAGAATCTTTGGCGGTTTATGATCTAATAATTGTTCTAGACAATAATCCAAATCGGATATTGGTATTTTGAACGGCACTGTCATTTAATACCATATATTTACAATGAATGAcagcaaaaaaaagaattagtATGTCTGATAATGTTTTGTTGGATGTGAACACACGTgttttaatgaaaatggaTTGAGATGAGGATGTTGGGGTTGGTGATGGTGCTAATGATGATTCTGATGGGGAAGTATTATGGGGGTAGGAAATacacaattttttttgggggggATTTACAGCCTTATCGTCGTCAAAGTCGAGTAAAATAGTCCTTCCCAGGTACCtataaatattgatgaatgggggaaaattaaataatatgacagtacaaaaaaatacaaacaaaaagaactaaaaaaaaaaaaaagaagattatAAGAGTGCTGTAATGATATGTTTGTTTGGGATATCTATTGGTAGATTGGGTTAGTAAAGTTTAGTGAtaagtttattattttgttttttgtttttgccttaaaatttttttttttttttttcgtgtCAATGGTGCCAGAAAAACAAACgaacatttttttttcttggttggTTGGATGGTTGGACGGGTGGTGGCTTGCTAGGCTGGTCCAGGGCACATCACTCATTTAAGCCCAATCCCCGACCGATACCAATTATAGCCCGTCCCATCCAAAGCCAAAGCCAAAGCCAAAgctaaattgaattgactTAAAGTCGTTTCTTTCacattaaaagaaaaaagggAAACCACCGGTGCTGCCACCATGCTACCATGTTACTTTCCTACTAAACATACCAAAAAATATACCCTAGATTCTATATAGGGATACTTCTCATTTTGGTATAATCCAATAAAACCCATTCAATACCTTTAACTATAGATCCCAACCCATCCTATTCGCTTCTTTCCTTTCCAATAAACTTCTTATAATTCCTTCCAATAATCGTTTGGGGAATCTATAGAAGAGTGGCAgtttttgtctttttgCACGACCGCATAAAGTTGTAATTCCCTTTTGTATTTTTCTCACCTATTTAAGCATCATCATTGGCCTCAACCTAACCAGATActttgttcttgttgttgccataaaaaattagagtatctattgaaatattcaattcaattctaaaCATCAACATATTAAAAGGTGTTAGTTGTACATTAGCAAATATTTCAACTTTTATGTTCTTTTCTTCCTCCTCCATCCttcccctttttttttttttacttatTACATCTGCATCAAAAAACAATCCTAGTGTTGTCAAAAAATACTTCATtgcaaataaataattctaGTAGTTTTTTAAAGTCAATATTAACATAgcataaacaaaattatgTCTTTCGATAAAAcagaatcattattaacTGTATGTGATGATTTAACTCAAGTCAAGGGGAATGTTTCCCAGTTTCAAGCAATGGTTAACAATATCATTAGTAAAGCACCAACAAGAGAAGAATATGAAAAgctattgaaaattattcGTCTTGGTGAAGCTCCAGGTGAGACTGTGcaaacaattgaaagaCTAGAGCAATTGATGACTGCTCTGCAAACAAAAGTTGCTGTTCgattaaaagaattatattTGGGAGGGTATTTGCCATTATTAACATCACtttcaaaaatcaatttcaaatcaaatgttgaagatcaatttgtttcttattttttggATTATAATCCAGTATTACCCAGTAATGTTGTTCAAGATTTAAGAGTTCTTCAAGGTAAAAAACCTGATACCCTTACTGCTCctattgatattatttcCTATCCACCAACTTTGCCTGCAATTAGTAGTACAATACTTTTGATTAGAATCATGACTGATAGATCGTATCGTCAACCTCTGGATTTCATTGAACTGTCATCTAGTGACTATAATAAAAGTCATAATGGAAGATTGGTTTTGAGAGGACGAGCAATCATGCAACTTTGTCTTGTTGAAGTATTGGAAGAAAGTTACCCTCGTCTACTTGATGAAGATATACAATTTATTAGTCATAAATTAATGACACCAATTATTTTAACCAAGTTTGCATTTGGTTATAATTTAGTTGatcatttgaaatataACTTTTCCGTTGATGCTGATTATGAAGAAAAGTTGCAAATCATTggcaatatttttttggcaTATATGGGTGGACTTAAAACCGAGGGTTATGAtttgaatgatttgaaattgtttgttAAAAGATTATATGAACCAGTTATTGCTGATTATAtgaataaaaatgatgTTTTATCAAAAGTTGCTCTTGTTGAATTGGATCTTTTATTCAAACTGGTGACTAATATGTTGTATCTTCCTCGAGAGAATATTCGATACGAGATAATTCAAGTTGAATCTGATCCTCATGTGGCCAGAATATTGGTggataatgaagaattggGTTCTGGGGTATCATCAGTAAGTTTTGAAGAAGCCAAATGTCGAGCTGCCcaagatattttgaatGATCAGGGTCggataatgaaaatatgggagattttgaaaaataatcatATGAAGAATAATACCACTAAGTCGGTCATTAAAACAGAGAATCCGGAAACCGTCATGCAAATCCCAATACAACAAGCTCCTCCAACTATGAGTTCTCATGTAGGTACACCTGTTGTTGAGCATGCTACAGAGTCACCTTCAATACAAAAcctaacaacaacacccATATCCCCATCGTCAGCAAATGCAAATACAAGACAAACGCCACCCCAATTTGCAATGCAGCCGCCACCATCACAACAATCATTTGCATTTgcacaacaacattatCCCGGAGTTGCCTATCAAACACCATTTctacaaccacaacaataCGGAGGTGGTGCACCCATCGGCTATTTTCATCCAATGCAGCAACAGCATCTACACTCAcaagcagcagcagcagcgGCAGTAACAGCATCACCACAGCTATTGCAACAACATGCACAGGCACAAACCCAAACTCAAGCCCAAGCCCAAGCCCCAGCACGATCTCAAGTACAACCACCTTCCAGCGGACCTTTATATGATCAAAATGCTACAAGTAAGAATGGTGAGCAGATTTATGTTGATCAATACGGTATACCACATTTAGGTACTGGATGTAAGAAAGTTGATACTAATGctaaaaatgatttatattcGAAATTGGGTAAAGCAAAAATTTCCACCCCTCAATATGAGGATAAAATATCCCCTGAAAAAGTTTATCATGTTCTTGTTCTGGTTAAAGGTATTTATTTGGGTGGtggatttgatttgaataagAAATTAGCTGCTCAAAAAGCAGCAATGTGTGCATTGGTTAATACCCCAAAATTAGCTGAAATAGGATTGTagaaatgaatgaatgaatgaattaattaattaattgtgCAGAGGTTATTTTTATTCTATGTATGTATATTCTTTTCGTATTAATCTAATTAACCTCTTTAATACTTTGAGTTAAAATTTCAAGACCATCTTTTATGGTTTGATCAGGAATATTTAAAGCTGGTACCAATCTAATAGTATTCATCCCAGCAgttataatcaataaacCATGTTGTCTACATTTAGCAACAATTTCACCGATATCAAcattttgtttaaattgCAAccctaataataatccttTACCTTTaactttttcaatcaaattagGATACtcatttgatattttatttaatccTTCAAggaaaatttttgatttatttccAACTTGTGTTAAAAACTCTTTATCAGCAATatgatcaacaataaaagaCCCTACAGATGAAGCCAAGGGGTTACCACCATAAGTTGTTCCATGATCACCCACATTTAAACTACTTTCGACTTTTTCTGTGATCATAGTGGCACCAATTGGGAATCCATTACCTAATGCCTTGGCAATGGTAACTATATCTGGATGAGCTTGTGGAGATAACCAAGAATGGGCCCATAATTTACCAGTACGACCCAATCCACATTGGATTTCATcataaatcaacaatacattattttcatcacATAATTTAcgtaattcaattaaaaatgattcatcaataagATTAACTCCACCTTCACCTTGTAAAGGTTCAATTATAACTGCACAagttttatctttatttatAACTTGTTTAACactttcaatatcatttgGTTTAGCAATTTTAACCCCTGGGATCAAAGGAGAAAATGGTTCTTGatattttggatttggtGTAACTGATAATGCCCCCATTGAGCGACCATGGAAagaattttcaaaagttataaattcatatttttccttatttattgttttgcCATATTTACGAGCAAATTTTAATGCTGCTTCATTAGCTTCAGTACCAGAATTACATAAAAATACTCGACTAGCATCTTTCATTccttcaaattctttagttttattaattaatttattggatAATTCTCCAGCAGgtaaattataatataaatttgaacaatgaatcaatttttcactttgttgtttaattaattcagtTATAGGTTCATAAGAATGTCCTAAACAAGTAACAGCAATACCAGAAGTgaaatcaatatatttacGATCTTCTaaatcatatatatatgatcCTTTACCATGAGTCAATACTAGATTTGGACGGGCATAAGTGGTGACTGAATAAGGTttggaaattgaattaataaatttccCTGTATGTGATTCATCATTAGCATCAGGAATTGAAGTCGTCGTCGAATACTTTTTCGTGAGCAATGATAAAGTTGCTGGATTCAACAAAAGTGATTTCTTTATGACGGTTGATGTTTTTAACAAGGATTTAGTATATGTTCTCAACATTGTCAATAAGTTTGTCTAAGTCAATAAAAAGATCGAAAAGAGGAAGTAATTATTacgttgaaaaaaaattttttttttcttcttcttctcatTGTGTTGACCAAAGATTATTTATCGATCGCGGTAAAATTGACtcattaattattattacttgaTACAGCAGTTGCGGCTGTCCTTCACATGTTACCActacaaccaccaccaccataaACTTAATTCAACTTatttcattaaaaaaaaaaaaaaaaaaagagtatTTTATTAACTATAGCTACTATTCTAACTAGTACATTTTCAGAATCGATCTATATCAATAGTAATTTCTGGTTTCACTAATTTACTGGAattatccaatttttcaagttcattataaattattcgattaatttcaaatctcATTCTTACTTCTTCATCAGAATTAGCTCCTTTCATATTGATTTTCAtaccaataacaaaaagtcgataattgaatttagtaatgaaaaatttctcTATTCGATAAgtttgtttgaaaaaatctttCGACAATATTTGATCAACAATCCTAGATTTGAGCACATGATAATCATAATCTGAATAAGGAAATGAACATAATAATATCCCGCCAAGAGTTTTCACTAGTTTCCATCCATTATAACATAACAACAATGCTACTGTAATAGTAGCAGcttcattaatatcaattgcCAAGTCAGAGGTTAAACTCTGAGGTATCAAGGGCCCaactaataaaaataacGTATAACTTAATGTGATCAAATGTGTTGGATTCTTTTTCCAAGCACTaacaattttctttaatttttcaccagcagtattattaatatcaacatcaattaACAAACTCCCATTATTGATGTTACCCTTAGTGGAGAAATTGCCTTTCAAACCCGAATCATCTTGTCCGTTTATCATTTCCGTGATTCTATCATATGTCAAGATATAGTTTGACGAAATCAATGACACAACCATGGTGATAATCAAAACCAGTATATAAATAAGCCAATTTGAATCAGTATTATTTTTACCAGGTTCAGCATGGACATTATGTGACAGATGTTCATGATCAACATGATTATCGGGAGAAACCCATAATATTATAAACTCTTCAATGAAATGACTAAACAAATCAAACCCAACCATTACTAATGAGGTACTCAATGCAAATCCAACCAATACTTCTATTCTTCCTAGTCCAAAAGGGTAAGCAAGAGAAGATTTGTTCCAAACATCAAAATTGGACATGGTGTCAACAAACACTATAAGTAATGAACCCAATGAATCATAAAATACTAAATGAGCCAATGTAGATaaagatgataatttatatttgaacCCAATAGtgaaaataatcaatgATAAGCTAACATGGAAACCTGACCACATGAATCTTAATTTCTGATTAGGggtaattgaatttaatgtTTCATTGAAATTCGGTATTGGATACAGATCAGGAATAGCTGAAAGTTGTGTCATTCCAATATCTACCGGTGGAGGTTCTTGGAAAAGGTTCATAGAAATCGAGGAATGTTTATATTTGTGACCTTTACGATGAGCTGGTTTAAGTGGCAAACTTAGATTTGAACCATTACTGACATTAAGATTAGTTTGATACATCAAGTCTTGtgattgaaaattaaatggattactgttgttgttgttgttgttgttgttgttagcctttgttggtgatgatCCTCTTCTAACTGGTGAAGTTGATCGGTAATGTTTGTTTATTCTCAGTGGTGACGATTGTCTTGTTGGAGATGATGATCTATAAGGACCAGTTGGTGCAGccaatggtggtggtgtaTAGTTATTTGAAAACGTGGAAGAAATTGGAGTTTTTATACCAAATGTTAAAGAATTTCTTGATCTTGGGgtattattgaaaactgGTTGAATTGGTTGACCATCTTCTGAAATTGCATTACTAGAATCCATTAAAAATGCCGACAAGGGACGAGAACGTGAAGTAGCACTATTTGAATTGGCTCGACCCATTCTTGGTGAATTggttaatgatgaatttgagtATCGTCTAGGTGAACCATTGTTACTGTTACTAAAATtgctattattattattattataataatcgTTAAATGGCTCTGTCATTGTGTCGTTGTTTAAAGAATCTGTCGAAAAATTTGCACTTGACAACAATCCAAAATTACTAGTCGATGAAGTATCATTGGGGATAAATGATTCCTCAATATGAATAGACGGTGACATTGGGTTAATTTGAGAATCTTGTGGTGTTTGTATTTGTggaatttcaaaattattcGTCATTGGGGTATCACTTGTATCTGAAACCGCACTTTCTGTTTCAAAAGGGTCATTCAATGCCGGTGAGGGCAGAAGATCTTTATCTGTCATTGTTGTCcaatattgattataacTAGGGTTTTGGTATATTAATAAGAACAATTGAGataaatttgtttggtAGTATGTTATGTGTTTCAGAAAGGCTgtcccttttttttttttttttttttttcaaactgTTCGCCTGTGTTgtcccccccccccccttttCATTTGCATGTCGCTTCAAGTCGATTAAAAATATGTCGTCCccaaaaagagaaaaaataaaacaaacaataaatgtCGTCACACgtcatcaattaattaaaatctGTCAAATTATTCAACTCAGGGAAGGCATAAACACAAAGCAGTAGGTTTTTGAAATGTCTAGTTTGAGACATTTACGGAACTGGGATTCTAATCAGATTGTAGAGATtgtcaaatattaatactTCTTGGCAaagtagaaaaaaaaatacaaactGCCAAGAATGTCATTTGGACCCTGTAAAACTCCTTACCATCAATTTCGTACGAATCccaataaaattaataaacacGATGATGTATATTATTGCACAAATTATAAGTATATCTtctataataatattaacgGGGATTTTCATTTGTAGTATAAGCATCAAACAATCTTAAATTGATACATCCATCATTGACTGAATTCTTGTTAGTATTACTATTTACATCTTCtaatatttcaaaacttttcattttaaaaGATTGTGTGTTAAccatttttgttgatgaattatcatAATCACCagtatttttatttaatccATTTACAAATGGAGGTAAACTTActgattcaaaatttttcgttgatttcaaataaagtccagtattattgaaaacatGATAATCACCACcatattttaattcttcttcttcaagCATGATTGAacatttaatcaatttatcatctataaattctttaaatGGATTAGTAGCATTAGGTTCAggtaaatcaaataaaacttGAATCAGAGATACTGCAGGGGTTATAACATCCAacatatcattattattggtaacACCAATTTGAGATTTCAGGTCTTTAGTAGTATTGTTATTCTGATCTTCTGGTATTGTGTCTTGATTGGGTGATGTTGCATTTGATCCTCCACCAGCACTCCCACTTCCACTTCTATTCCCATTCCCATTCCCTTgaatattatcatttaattctCTATTTGAATTAACTTCTTCACTAACTGATGATTTCATTAACAAAAGTAAATCATAAAGTAAAATTctcaatttatcattatgaTTAGTCAAATAATCAGAATTGagtaaatcaattaatttagtaacaaatgaaatcacattttcttcattagtATTTCTTGATATCATTGAACATAAATACAGTTTATGAATAATTAAAATTCTTAAAAAAATCGATATTGTATCATTGATACTATTAGATtgttttataatcaattcttgaCAATTTGCCACATTAACTAAATTCccaatgaaattaaataaattaagGAAAAATGAACTATCAGtatcaataatttgtcctgatgatgaagaagaagaagaagaagaaaatttcttgaaaaaatcattcaatggtggtaataagtttttatcatttataatcaattcaatttgatcattattcaaatttgtttgtaataaaaattttgtttcaagaatttctaaaatataattcttttgattCCAAGGCattaaattaaacaattctccaaaaaaagaattttcattagaaaattcaaatttgatttcttgtaataaattatcgacaaatatttccaattgatgtttaatttctaatttattatcaattggcaaaaaaattttgaataatatgttcaacaatatttgaCATAAAGGCATGttgaattcattaatatGTTTGATAAACAAACTAAAATCCTCAATTGTGGCAATATATTCATGTTCTTGACGTTGAAGTAACATATTCAATAGTTGTAAACTGTCTGAATGTGACAACTTATCAAAGAATTGACTTTGAATAGCTTTGGTATTGGTAATTATTGCTTTATGGAAAAATGTCAATACATCTTGTTTGTACtttatgaaaaatgaattgtttTGTAATTGTGTTTcatgatttttcaataatccTTGTTGCATCAAAATAGTACATTGATAACttgatttttcttgataCATACGTCTAGCAATTTGTAACAAGATTAATTGGCAACAACTAAAGTAAGTTTCTTCCACTTCACcccaaatcaaatcataaataaataatataggATCAtcaatgatattgatatcaTCTCGTTGCATAGACTGAATCAACTTAACAATATCGTTAATTCGAACAAGATCAAAAATAACAAGTTTcttcaaaaaattattcaCTTTGAAgtaatttattgattggGATTGACCAGCTTttgatataataaattgtttcaatttttcattgaatTGACTTGAATGATCACTAAATTTATTGACAATTAAACTTTTAAGTATCttcattaaattaatttctttttcttcatcaagtgtttcaaaattattataccAAAACTCTAAAATAGAATCCACatctttcaattcaatttcaatcaaatcaaacacttcttgttgttcttcAAGTGTCAATGTTCTTGGTTGTAAAGTAATTAGAAAATTAAGATCATTTCTAAAATCAGTAGAAGTATACCTTTTTGTACCGAATCTAGTTTCATGAGTATGTGAATCATCAACAGTATTAATATACATGGGTGAATCCATAGTTTGTTTCAGATGTAATCCTTGTACTGATTTAAGTTTGGAATCCCTATTCCCCCCCAGTGTTGAAGACAAAGAAGATATCGACATTGAAGCAGCTGTCTTTGTTGATGACTTTTCAATGACAGcattaataaaattccAAACTGAATTGAACTTAAAACAATCATATTCACGAGTATTCAAATCTTTATAAACTTGGATAATAAgtttaaataaatcataaGCAGTAGATAATTCATGAGTACCAGctattgatttgatcaatttataaTGTCTAATAACCAATTTAgatattaaatataatgaatcaagataaaatataatcatACCACcatcatttttcaaaattgtttgaataaCAACTTTAAAGAAAACTGTGAGTCCTGAGTTTTCCgtataaaattgataaagtttTGTAATTACTGTTGGAgtaaaatgaattaatttattagttgattttattttcagttttaattcattggtcaaccaatttatcaataaaaattgtAATCCAACACTTAAAGAATCAATGTATTCAATACATTTgccatcaatttcatcagttaattgattatcaCAGATTTTCATAATGATTGAATCTTGTAATAATGATTGTCCTTGAGAAAATTTGcctttaaaatcaaatcccATGGGAGTCCAACGTTTCAATATACTATCACATTGTCGATTATTTAATACTGGTAaattttcaagaattttcaaatgaatTTCCATAATTCTTGGTAAATTGTTAAGACTTTGATCAATAGTACTACCTGGTTCTAAATAAAAAATCCCTGAAGCAATTAATTTTCTTAAATAAGCAGCAATGgtaattaatttcaattgatacaATTCATTTATCAAAACATATAGTCTAGAACTTGTAAATTgtaaattgttattatctTCAGCAAtatgataaataatttctaataattcattatcaaattcagTTCGTAAAGATTTTGTTAAAGATTTAACCACagtatttttcaaaaaattacaaacaaataaaatatcttcatttgaattgataGGATTTCTCCATGGTAAAACACaccaatataataaaacttTTAAATTAAGTTTCCAATTAATATTGGattttttggttggttttaaaaaagttgcaaattcttcattaagttttaaattatccaatttttcaacaatattcAACACATCATCAGAACTTCTATTGATAAATGAATAATCTTGTTCCATAGTTGTGTtagatattgattttggtgtATAATTGGAAAATGACCCTGATCTAACAAACCTTTTAGAagtagcagtagtagtagtaacCAAATTGGAGCTactagtattattattgttgttattgttgttattgttgttagaattattaaactcacttttcaaatttaaaatcaagCTTTCATTACGatatttaatcaattccaattgtttctgaatttcttcttgttcctTTTCCGATGTTGCCTTAGAATCcagtaataatattttcattaatgatTGTTCAATAAGGGTCCAATGATTAGggataatgaaaatattacaATTATATTCAAACAAATATCTGATACAATCTGATATTAGTTTAAGGATTTTGGATTGTAATCCATCAGATATAACTACTGTGACATCATTTTTCTCcttatcattattgttaattaacaacaatttattgatgaaaaaatggttaagtaataataattcactTAATTCTTTGgataaataatcaaatttcaatatatcATTCCAAAACATTTTGATTAATGTTAAAGATACTAATCTTTGTCCATAATTcatatcaatttcatctaCCCAAGctaaatttcttttctttgacTTGATCTTAGTCTTATTGTTATTCTCGGAATTgtcatcaacaataataccCTTATCCTCTTGATCCTCTTGCCCTTCTTCCTCATTGTCATCGTCATTGTCATCATTATAATCATCCAAATTTTC is a window from the Candida dubliniensis CD36 chromosome 4, complete sequence genome containing:
- a CDS encoding subunit of the RNA polymerase II mediator complex, putative (Similar to S. cerevisiae SRB8;~In S. cerevisiae: associates with core polymerase subunits to form the RNA polymerase II holoenzyme; essential for transcriptional regulation; involved in glucose repression), encoding MSNKNRNRNSLLSSHNRSSHTNSTSKDELLKLKYSMESPNLSIYPLNDSSSMINCKTNDNLKNSPYQKSKSQPQTQPQPQQQGSLVYPDFMPWKDHTQLPQDETEIEHQKLSNVSYLNKGYFEPPQVANEYYSARNLIQATVFLSTDNCTNVINELSIHLSNAYKSRNEIINKIKFDSNKFKLPTRVTLTSSKKEIWLNELSNPNVSMTKLGEKIPHGIRNKILIDCICNKKIPMNRSIWFTKCVLYGELLALRRKHQNRLSTIPNNNNNNNNNNIGSSLTGTMDHNTAEKFEIHWLQEWTQQITDYIYKFSREMNNVVNLDGKNQYMGKLSYLLNYIQSLYIESLLDKSLFLSLILKFLKEGLCLQPKYINGLIYASMEENLDDYNDDNDDDNEEEGQEDQEDKGIIVDDNSENNNKTKIKSKKRNLAWVDEIDMNYGQRLVSLTLIKMFWNDILKFDYLSKELSELLLLNHFFINKLLLINNNDKEKNDVTVVISDGLQSKILKLISDCIRYLFEYNCNIFIIPNHWTLIEQSLMKILLSDSKATSEKEQEEIQKQLELIKYRNESLILNLKSEFNNSNNNNNNNNNNNTSSSNLVTTTTATSKRFVRSGSFSNYTPKSISNTTMEQDYSFINRSSDDVLNIVEKLDNLKLNEEFATFLKPTKKSNINWKLNLKVLLYWCVLPWRNPINSNEDILFVCNFLKNTVVKSLTKSLRTEFDNELLEIIYHIAEDNNNLQFTSSRLYVLINELYQLKLITIAAYLRKLIASGIFYLEPGSTIDQSLNNLPRIMEIHLKILENLPVLNNRQCDSILKRWTPMGFDFKGKFSQGQSLLQDSIIMKICDNQLTDEIDGKCIEYIDSLSVGLQFLLINWLTNELKSKIKSTNKLIHFTPTVITKLYQFYTENSGLTVFFKVVIQTILKNDGGMIIFYLDSLYLISKLVIRHYKLIKSIAGTHELSTAYDLFKLIIQVYKDLNTREYDCFKFNSVWNFINAVIEKSSTKTAASMSISSLSSTSGGNRDSKLKSVQGLHSKQTMDSPMYINTVDDSHTHETRFGTKRYTSTDFRNDLNFLITLQPRTLTLEEQQEVFDLIEIELKDVDSILEFWYNNFETLDEEKEINLMKILKSLIVNKFSDHSSQFNEKLKQFIISKAGQSQSINYFKVNNFLKKLVIFDLVRINDIVKLIQSMQRDDINIIDDPILFIYDLIWGEVEETYFSCCQLILLQIARRMYQEKSSYQCTILMQQGLLKNHETQLQNNSFFIKYKQDVLTFFHKAIITNTKAIQSQFFDKLSHSDSLQLLNMLLQRQEHEYIATIEDFSLFIKHINEFNMPLCQILLNILFKIFLPIDNKLEIKHQLEIFVDNLLQEIKFEFSNENSFFGELFNLMPWNQKNYILEILETKFLLQTNLNNDQIELIINDKNLLPPLNDFFKKFSSSSSSSSSGQIIDTDSSFFLNLFNFIGNLVNVANCQELIIKQSNSINDTISIFLRILIIHKSYLCSMISRNTNEENVISFVTKLIDLLNSDYLTNHNDKLRILLYDLLLLMKSSVSEEVNSNRELNDNIQGNGNGNRSGSGSAGGGSNATSPNQDTIPEDQNNNTTKDSKSQIGVTNNNDMLDVITPAVSSIQVLFDLPEPNATNPFKEFIDDKLIKCSIMLEEEELKYGGDYHVFNNTGLYLKSTKNFESVSLPPFVNGLNKNTGDYDNSSTKMVNTQSFKMKSFEILEDVNSNTNKNSVNDGCINLRLFDAYTTNENPR